Proteins encoded together in one Amblyomma americanum isolate KBUSLIRL-KWMA chromosome 1, ASM5285725v1, whole genome shotgun sequence window:
- the LOC144116081 gene encoding uncharacterized protein LOC144116081 has translation MSVVLSSSVDLALSRRKVREIRRRLLANNALLIALASSRRTVRRQVWAYPRNERWFEDTLPGLGSRHFRQSFRVSETSFRYLVDVCRPAMERQITNMREPIPVEKRVAVASYKLCSCAEDRAVADVFGIGRSTVNELYREFCETVVTTLEHEWVKMPTAVDMRAHIREFEAMCGFPQAVGALDGCHIAVSPPKEHASDYYNYKGWYSVILLALVDHKYHFRFVNAGSPGRCHDSYVYQNSMLARMVESPIFSAPTATINRVIVPPLILCDQAFPLTPNLVKPFRSLDTCDGHRSYNYHLSKCRRIVENAFGRLKARFRLISKRMDANVKNVAQIIRACCVLHNICEHFNDSVAQQWLHEVEIDDAVHVQPAHSSDVVTANGADVREALVEYYRQFEQH, from the exons ATGAGTGTGGTTTTGTCGTCGTCCGTGGACCTTGCGCTATCAAGGCGAAAGGTGCGTGAAATACGGCGGCGTCTCTTGGCGAATAACGCCTTGCTTATAGCACTGGCCTCGTCTCGGCGCACAGTGCGGCGGCAAGTGTGGGCATACCCCCGTAACGAACGGTGGTTTGAAGACACGCTGCCTGGTTTAGGTAGCCGACACTTCCGGCAATCTTTTCGCGTGTCGGAGACAAGTTTTCGCTATCTTGTCGATGTTTGCCGACCAGCAATGGAGCGACAAATCACAAACATGCGTGAGCCCATCCCCGTAGAGAAACGCGTCGCAGTCGCTTCGTACAAGCTCTGCTCGTGCGCAGAGGACAGAGCCGTCGCTGACGTCTTTGGCATTGGGCGGTCAACAGTCAACGAGCTCTACAGAGAATTCTGTGAGACTGTCGTAACTACGCTGGAACACGAGTGGGTGAAAATGCCCACTGCCGTCGACATGCGTGCTCACATAAGAGAATTTGAAGCTATGTGTGGGTTCCCGCAAGCCGTTGGAGCGCTGGACGGATGTCACATCGCAGTGTCGCCACCGAAGGAGCATGCCAGTGACTATTATAATTACAAAGGATG GTACAGTGTCATTCTACTGGCCCTTGTTGACCACAAGTACCATTTCCGGTTCGTGAATGCTGGTTCACCGGGGCGGTGCCATGACTCATATGTATACCAGAACTCCATGTTGGCCAGGATGGTTGAGTCACCGATATtcagtgcgccaactgccaccatCAACAGAGTGATTGTGCCACCCTTGATCCTGTGTGATCAAGCATTTCCACTGACACCAAACTTAGTGAAGCCATTTAGAAGCCTGGATACTTGCGATGGGCACAGgagctacaactaccacctgtccAAGTGCAGAAGGATTGTGGAAAACGCATTTGGGAGGCTTAAAGCAAGGTTCAGGCTCATTTCAAAAAGAATGGATGCCAACGTCAAGAATGTGGCGCAAATAATAAGGGCGTGTTGCGTGCTCCACAATATTTGTGAACATTTTAATGACTCTGTGGCACAGCAGTGGTTGCACGAGGTAGAAATTGACGACGCTGTGCATGTGCAGCCTGCACATTCCTCTGATGTTGTAACTGCAAATGGTGCAGATGTTAGGGAAGCACTTGTCGAGTACTACCGGCAGTTTGAACAACACTAG